Proteins co-encoded in one Conger conger chromosome 4, fConCon1.1, whole genome shotgun sequence genomic window:
- the bcar3 gene encoding breast cancer anti-estrogen resistance protein 3 isoform X3, whose protein sequence is MSERCSVLRTLTAALCCFYQKSSVIGAKFSRDKYIMEGPPEKLRKELEEELKLGCEEPRSHAWYHGAIPRQVAENLVQRDGDFLIRDSLSSPGNYVLTCQWKNSPQHFKINKKVVAMNEAYSRVQYLFEREGFDSVPALVRYYVGNRKPVSEVVGAIIFQPINRGLPLRCLEEKYGVAAVRVEALMPEHKSQVSKRLSLNIMNGHSQDHTLSRGNLLRSRDKCGSQPACLNHVQERRRPLKTHQSESFLPIGSRTQPQTQIMEPQPSAKSPVFRTGSEPALSPTVPRRLAMELQAGEAIRGSDSQLCPKPPPKPSKVPSMRLPRSPRLQRLALVPPTPPPKPQQHQQQPSPEVNYCELSPCSPPERDSVSGLLPNNSYVERLRTEEARKSHLRASDTSLSGHTLDRSSYHHAIEALEDSNEEDEGEAMQVERENAGREGERAEKGKGFRRPVFETSSAFRPGEFESRLLPSENKPLEMSVLKRSKELLLNKDHRIIAKHILQADCQVARVLNVTEELKGQMGVSSGLELVTLPHGKQLRQDLMERHSTMAIGVAVDILGCTGSLEERAATLNRIILVALELKDSMGDLYAFSSIMKALDMPQITRLDHTWTTLRRKYTQTAIIYEKSLKPFYKGLYEGNVDVPVDSTTVPLLMPLLTLMERPAVVFEGMELWENNDQGCEIMLRHLEVARVVAHNADAYRANAESVLKDFHPDEDMLEIFRTDFQLRLLWGSRGASVNQTERYEKFKLILTALSRKLEPAVKHTEL, encoded by the exons GTGGCAGAGAACCTGGTCCAGAGGGACGGGGACTTCCTGATCCGGGACTCCCTATCCAGCCCGGGGAACTATGTGCTGACCTGCCAGTGGAAGAACTCCCCGCAGCACTTTAAGATCAACAAGAAGGTGGTGGCCATGAACGAGGCCTACTCCCGGGTGCAGTACCTGTTTGAAAGGGAGGGCTTCGACAGCGTCCCCGCCCTGGTGCGCTACTACGTGGGCAACCGGAAGCCCGTGTCCGAGGTGGTGGGCGCCATCATCTTCCAGCCCATAAACCGGGGCCTGCCCCTGCGCTGCCTGGAGGAGAAGTACGGCGTGGCGGCCGTCCGCGTGGAGGCCCTCATGCCCGAACACAAGAGCCAGGTCTCCAAGCGCCTGAGCCTCAACATCATGAACGGGCACTCCCAGGACCACACGCTGAGCCGTGGGAACCTCCTGAG GAGCCGGGACAAGTGTGGAAGCCAGCCGGCGTGTCTGAACCACGTTCAAGAGAGACGCCGACCCCTCAAAACTCATCAGTCGGAGAGCTTCCTCCCTATCG GCTCCAGGACACAGCCCCAGACCCAGATCATGGAGCCCCAGCCCAGCGCCAAGTCTCCCGTGTTCAGGACGGGCAGCGAGCCAGCCCTCAGCCCTACGGTGCCACGGAGGTTAGCCATGGAGTTGCAGGCTGGGGAGGCCATACGGGGCTCCGACAGCCAGCTGTGCCCCAAGCCCCCTCCGAAACCCAGCAAGGTGCCCTCCATGAGACTCCCCCGTTCCCCCCGCCTGCAGCGCCTCGCCCTCgtgccccccaccccgcctCCCAAACcgcagcagcaccagcagcagcccAGTCCCGAGGTGAACTACTGCGAGCTGAGCCCCTGCAGTCCGCCTGAGAGGGACAGTGTCTCCGGGCTTCTGCCTAACAACAGCTATGTGGAGAGGCTGAGGACGGAGGAGGCCAGGAAGAGCCACCTCAGGGCCTCGGACACCAGCCTGTCTGGACACACGCTGGACCGCAGCTCCTACCACCACGCCATCGAGGCCCTGGAGGACAGCAACGAGGAGGACGAGGGCGAAGCCATGCAGGTGGAGCGGGAGAACGccgggagggaaggagagcggGCGGAGAAGGGCAAGGGCTTCCGGAGGCCCGTGTTTGAGACATCATCGGCCTTCCGGCCCGGAGAGTTTGAGAGCAGGCTCCTGCCCTCTGAGAACAAGCCTCTAGAGATGTCGGTGCTGAAGAGATCCAAAGAGTTGCTGTTGAACAAAGACCACCGGATCATCGCTAAGCACATCTTACAGGCCGACTGCCAG GTTGCTAGGGTACTGAATGTGACCGAAGAGTTGAAAGGTCAGATGGGAGTGAGTTCTGGTCTGGAGCTGGTAACGCTTCCACACGGAAAGCAGCTACGCCAGGACCTGATGGAGAG GCACAGCACCATGGCCATCGGCGTGGCGGTGGACATCCTGGGCTGCACGGGGAGCCTGGAGGAGCGAGCGGCTACGCTCAACCGCATCATCCTGGTCGCGCTGGAGCTCAAGGACTCCATGGGGGACCTCTACGCCTTCTCCTCCATCATGAAGGCCCTGGACATGCCCCAG ATCACAAGATTAGACCACACCTGGACCACCCTGAGGaggaaatacacacagacagccatCATCTACGAAAAGTCCCTCAAGCCCTTTTACAAGGGTCTGTATGAAGGAAATG TGGATGTTCCAGTGGACAGCACCACGGTGCCCCTCCTGATGCCCCTGCTCACTCTGATGGAGCGGCCGGCCGTGGTGTTCGAGGGCATGGAGCTGTGGGAGAACAACGACCAGGGCTGCGAGATCATGCTGCGCCACCTGGAGGTGGCGAGAGTGGTGGCGCACAACGCTGACGCGTACAGGGCCAACGCAGAGAGCGTCCTGAAAG ATTTCCATCCTGACGAGGACATGCTGGAGATCTTCAGGACAGACTTCCAGCTGCGGCTGTTGTGGGGGAGCCGAGGGGCCTCAGTCAACCAGACGGAGCGATACGAAAAGTTCAAACTGATCCTCACAGCTCTGTCCAGGAAGCTTGAGCCTGCAGTCAAGCACACCGAACTCTGA
- the bcar3 gene encoding breast cancer anti-estrogen resistance protein 3 isoform X4 codes for MEYVKFSRDKYIMEGPPEKLRKELEEELKLGCEEPRSHAWYHGAIPRQVAENLVQRDGDFLIRDSLSSPGNYVLTCQWKNSPQHFKINKKVVAMNEAYSRVQYLFEREGFDSVPALVRYYVGNRKPVSEVVGAIIFQPINRGLPLRCLEEKYGVAAVRVEALMPEHKSQVSKRLSLNIMNGHSQDHTLSRGNLLRSRDKCGSQPACLNHVQERRRPLKTHQSESFLPIGSRTQPQTQIMEPQPSAKSPVFRTGSEPALSPTVPRRLAMELQAGEAIRGSDSQLCPKPPPKPSKVPSMRLPRSPRLQRLALVPPTPPPKPQQHQQQPSPEVNYCELSPCSPPERDSVSGLLPNNSYVERLRTEEARKSHLRASDTSLSGHTLDRSSYHHAIEALEDSNEEDEGEAMQVERENAGREGERAEKGKGFRRPVFETSSAFRPGEFESRLLPSENKPLEMSVLKRSKELLLNKDHRIIAKHILQADCQVARVLNVTEELKGQMGVSSGLELVTLPHGKQLRQDLMERHSTMAIGVAVDILGCTGSLEERAATLNRIILVALELKDSMGDLYAFSSIMKALDMPQITRLDHTWTTLRRKYTQTAIIYEKSLKPFYKGLYEGNVDVPVDSTTVPLLMPLLTLMERPAVVFEGMELWENNDQGCEIMLRHLEVARVVAHNADAYRANAESVLKDFHPDEDMLEIFRTDFQLRLLWGSRGASVNQTERYEKFKLILTALSRKLEPAVKHTEL; via the exons GTGGCAGAGAACCTGGTCCAGAGGGACGGGGACTTCCTGATCCGGGACTCCCTATCCAGCCCGGGGAACTATGTGCTGACCTGCCAGTGGAAGAACTCCCCGCAGCACTTTAAGATCAACAAGAAGGTGGTGGCCATGAACGAGGCCTACTCCCGGGTGCAGTACCTGTTTGAAAGGGAGGGCTTCGACAGCGTCCCCGCCCTGGTGCGCTACTACGTGGGCAACCGGAAGCCCGTGTCCGAGGTGGTGGGCGCCATCATCTTCCAGCCCATAAACCGGGGCCTGCCCCTGCGCTGCCTGGAGGAGAAGTACGGCGTGGCGGCCGTCCGCGTGGAGGCCCTCATGCCCGAACACAAGAGCCAGGTCTCCAAGCGCCTGAGCCTCAACATCATGAACGGGCACTCCCAGGACCACACGCTGAGCCGTGGGAACCTCCTGAG GAGCCGGGACAAGTGTGGAAGCCAGCCGGCGTGTCTGAACCACGTTCAAGAGAGACGCCGACCCCTCAAAACTCATCAGTCGGAGAGCTTCCTCCCTATCG GCTCCAGGACACAGCCCCAGACCCAGATCATGGAGCCCCAGCCCAGCGCCAAGTCTCCCGTGTTCAGGACGGGCAGCGAGCCAGCCCTCAGCCCTACGGTGCCACGGAGGTTAGCCATGGAGTTGCAGGCTGGGGAGGCCATACGGGGCTCCGACAGCCAGCTGTGCCCCAAGCCCCCTCCGAAACCCAGCAAGGTGCCCTCCATGAGACTCCCCCGTTCCCCCCGCCTGCAGCGCCTCGCCCTCgtgccccccaccccgcctCCCAAACcgcagcagcaccagcagcagcccAGTCCCGAGGTGAACTACTGCGAGCTGAGCCCCTGCAGTCCGCCTGAGAGGGACAGTGTCTCCGGGCTTCTGCCTAACAACAGCTATGTGGAGAGGCTGAGGACGGAGGAGGCCAGGAAGAGCCACCTCAGGGCCTCGGACACCAGCCTGTCTGGACACACGCTGGACCGCAGCTCCTACCACCACGCCATCGAGGCCCTGGAGGACAGCAACGAGGAGGACGAGGGCGAAGCCATGCAGGTGGAGCGGGAGAACGccgggagggaaggagagcggGCGGAGAAGGGCAAGGGCTTCCGGAGGCCCGTGTTTGAGACATCATCGGCCTTCCGGCCCGGAGAGTTTGAGAGCAGGCTCCTGCCCTCTGAGAACAAGCCTCTAGAGATGTCGGTGCTGAAGAGATCCAAAGAGTTGCTGTTGAACAAAGACCACCGGATCATCGCTAAGCACATCTTACAGGCCGACTGCCAG GTTGCTAGGGTACTGAATGTGACCGAAGAGTTGAAAGGTCAGATGGGAGTGAGTTCTGGTCTGGAGCTGGTAACGCTTCCACACGGAAAGCAGCTACGCCAGGACCTGATGGAGAG GCACAGCACCATGGCCATCGGCGTGGCGGTGGACATCCTGGGCTGCACGGGGAGCCTGGAGGAGCGAGCGGCTACGCTCAACCGCATCATCCTGGTCGCGCTGGAGCTCAAGGACTCCATGGGGGACCTCTACGCCTTCTCCTCCATCATGAAGGCCCTGGACATGCCCCAG ATCACAAGATTAGACCACACCTGGACCACCCTGAGGaggaaatacacacagacagccatCATCTACGAAAAGTCCCTCAAGCCCTTTTACAAGGGTCTGTATGAAGGAAATG TGGATGTTCCAGTGGACAGCACCACGGTGCCCCTCCTGATGCCCCTGCTCACTCTGATGGAGCGGCCGGCCGTGGTGTTCGAGGGCATGGAGCTGTGGGAGAACAACGACCAGGGCTGCGAGATCATGCTGCGCCACCTGGAGGTGGCGAGAGTGGTGGCGCACAACGCTGACGCGTACAGGGCCAACGCAGAGAGCGTCCTGAAAG ATTTCCATCCTGACGAGGACATGCTGGAGATCTTCAGGACAGACTTCCAGCTGCGGCTGTTGTGGGGGAGCCGAGGGGCCTCAGTCAACCAGACGGAGCGATACGAAAAGTTCAAACTGATCCTCACAGCTCTGTCCAGGAAGCTTGAGCCTGCAGTCAAGCACACCGAACTCTGA
- the bcar3 gene encoding breast cancer anti-estrogen resistance protein 3 isoform X5 encodes MEGPPEKLRKELEEELKLGCEEPRSHAWYHGAIPRQVAENLVQRDGDFLIRDSLSSPGNYVLTCQWKNSPQHFKINKKVVAMNEAYSRVQYLFEREGFDSVPALVRYYVGNRKPVSEVVGAIIFQPINRGLPLRCLEEKYGVAAVRVEALMPEHKSQVSKRLSLNIMNGHSQDHTLSRGNLLRSRDKCGSQPACLNHVQERRRPLKTHQSESFLPIGSRTQPQTQIMEPQPSAKSPVFRTGSEPALSPTVPRRLAMELQAGEAIRGSDSQLCPKPPPKPSKVPSMRLPRSPRLQRLALVPPTPPPKPQQHQQQPSPEVNYCELSPCSPPERDSVSGLLPNNSYVERLRTEEARKSHLRASDTSLSGHTLDRSSYHHAIEALEDSNEEDEGEAMQVERENAGREGERAEKGKGFRRPVFETSSAFRPGEFESRLLPSENKPLEMSVLKRSKELLLNKDHRIIAKHILQADCQVARVLNVTEELKGQMGVSSGLELVTLPHGKQLRQDLMERHSTMAIGVAVDILGCTGSLEERAATLNRIILVALELKDSMGDLYAFSSIMKALDMPQITRLDHTWTTLRRKYTQTAIIYEKSLKPFYKGLYEGNVDVPVDSTTVPLLMPLLTLMERPAVVFEGMELWENNDQGCEIMLRHLEVARVVAHNADAYRANAESVLKDFHPDEDMLEIFRTDFQLRLLWGSRGASVNQTERYEKFKLILTALSRKLEPAVKHTEL; translated from the exons GTGGCAGAGAACCTGGTCCAGAGGGACGGGGACTTCCTGATCCGGGACTCCCTATCCAGCCCGGGGAACTATGTGCTGACCTGCCAGTGGAAGAACTCCCCGCAGCACTTTAAGATCAACAAGAAGGTGGTGGCCATGAACGAGGCCTACTCCCGGGTGCAGTACCTGTTTGAAAGGGAGGGCTTCGACAGCGTCCCCGCCCTGGTGCGCTACTACGTGGGCAACCGGAAGCCCGTGTCCGAGGTGGTGGGCGCCATCATCTTCCAGCCCATAAACCGGGGCCTGCCCCTGCGCTGCCTGGAGGAGAAGTACGGCGTGGCGGCCGTCCGCGTGGAGGCCCTCATGCCCGAACACAAGAGCCAGGTCTCCAAGCGCCTGAGCCTCAACATCATGAACGGGCACTCCCAGGACCACACGCTGAGCCGTGGGAACCTCCTGAG GAGCCGGGACAAGTGTGGAAGCCAGCCGGCGTGTCTGAACCACGTTCAAGAGAGACGCCGACCCCTCAAAACTCATCAGTCGGAGAGCTTCCTCCCTATCG GCTCCAGGACACAGCCCCAGACCCAGATCATGGAGCCCCAGCCCAGCGCCAAGTCTCCCGTGTTCAGGACGGGCAGCGAGCCAGCCCTCAGCCCTACGGTGCCACGGAGGTTAGCCATGGAGTTGCAGGCTGGGGAGGCCATACGGGGCTCCGACAGCCAGCTGTGCCCCAAGCCCCCTCCGAAACCCAGCAAGGTGCCCTCCATGAGACTCCCCCGTTCCCCCCGCCTGCAGCGCCTCGCCCTCgtgccccccaccccgcctCCCAAACcgcagcagcaccagcagcagcccAGTCCCGAGGTGAACTACTGCGAGCTGAGCCCCTGCAGTCCGCCTGAGAGGGACAGTGTCTCCGGGCTTCTGCCTAACAACAGCTATGTGGAGAGGCTGAGGACGGAGGAGGCCAGGAAGAGCCACCTCAGGGCCTCGGACACCAGCCTGTCTGGACACACGCTGGACCGCAGCTCCTACCACCACGCCATCGAGGCCCTGGAGGACAGCAACGAGGAGGACGAGGGCGAAGCCATGCAGGTGGAGCGGGAGAACGccgggagggaaggagagcggGCGGAGAAGGGCAAGGGCTTCCGGAGGCCCGTGTTTGAGACATCATCGGCCTTCCGGCCCGGAGAGTTTGAGAGCAGGCTCCTGCCCTCTGAGAACAAGCCTCTAGAGATGTCGGTGCTGAAGAGATCCAAAGAGTTGCTGTTGAACAAAGACCACCGGATCATCGCTAAGCACATCTTACAGGCCGACTGCCAG GTTGCTAGGGTACTGAATGTGACCGAAGAGTTGAAAGGTCAGATGGGAGTGAGTTCTGGTCTGGAGCTGGTAACGCTTCCACACGGAAAGCAGCTACGCCAGGACCTGATGGAGAG GCACAGCACCATGGCCATCGGCGTGGCGGTGGACATCCTGGGCTGCACGGGGAGCCTGGAGGAGCGAGCGGCTACGCTCAACCGCATCATCCTGGTCGCGCTGGAGCTCAAGGACTCCATGGGGGACCTCTACGCCTTCTCCTCCATCATGAAGGCCCTGGACATGCCCCAG ATCACAAGATTAGACCACACCTGGACCACCCTGAGGaggaaatacacacagacagccatCATCTACGAAAAGTCCCTCAAGCCCTTTTACAAGGGTCTGTATGAAGGAAATG TGGATGTTCCAGTGGACAGCACCACGGTGCCCCTCCTGATGCCCCTGCTCACTCTGATGGAGCGGCCGGCCGTGGTGTTCGAGGGCATGGAGCTGTGGGAGAACAACGACCAGGGCTGCGAGATCATGCTGCGCCACCTGGAGGTGGCGAGAGTGGTGGCGCACAACGCTGACGCGTACAGGGCCAACGCAGAGAGCGTCCTGAAAG ATTTCCATCCTGACGAGGACATGCTGGAGATCTTCAGGACAGACTTCCAGCTGCGGCTGTTGTGGGGGAGCCGAGGGGCCTCAGTCAACCAGACGGAGCGATACGAAAAGTTCAAACTGATCCTCACAGCTCTGTCCAGGAAGCTTGAGCCTGCAGTCAAGCACACCGAACTCTGA